Proteins encoded by one window of Cellvibrio sp. KY-GH-1:
- the rplJ gene encoding 50S ribosomal protein L10: MALGLDGKKAIVAEVHEAAKSALSAVVADSRGVTVGKMTALRKQAREAGVWIQVVRNTLARRAVQGTAYECLIDTFVGPTLIAFSTEHPGAGARILQDFARENDKFELKAAAFEGEKVNIAMLATLPTYDEAVARLLRTMKEAAAGKLVRTIAAVRDQKEQAA; this comes from the coding sequence TGAAGTCCATGAAGCTGCTAAGAGTGCGTTGTCTGCGGTGGTTGCGGATTCCCGTGGCGTAACCGTAGGTAAAATGACCGCTCTGCGCAAGCAGGCCCGTGAAGCAGGCGTTTGGATTCAAGTCGTCCGCAACACTTTGGCCCGTCGCGCTGTACAAGGCACAGCTTACGAATGTCTCATTGACACTTTCGTTGGTCCAACCTTGATCGCTTTCTCAACCGAACATCCAGGTGCGGGCGCCCGCATTCTGCAAGATTTCGCGCGTGAAAATGACAAGTTTGAATTGAAGGCTGCCGCTTTTGAAGGTGAGAAAGTAAACATCGCTATGTTGGCAACTCTGCCAACCTACGACGAAGCTGTGGCTCGCCTGCTGCGTACAATGAAAGAAGCAGCTGCTGGCAAACTGGTTCGCACCATTGCGGCCGTTCGCGACCAAAAAGAACAAGCTGCTTAA